A DNA window from Purpureocillium takamizusanense chromosome 9, complete sequence contains the following coding sequences:
- the DLD1 gene encoding D-lactate dehydrogenase (cytochrome) (TransMembrane:1 (i90-111o)~COG:C~EggNog:ENOG503NUBF): protein MAPLQLRAAALRRLGVAGPRLPAAVSRCYSTDMEPEKPKAQPAVRQGNEAKLGRSFKGQVMGSIGARLRREREQREQYERWRDMTDPSRNWMVTVLFLSSVGIAYYLGTFWPREPEPDSTLPLSKTRGPQHNTKLENMQAAWADFVKVVGKDNVSTLETDIEHHSTSTWSTHQPKPDEKPFCVVFPSSTEEVSEVMKICHQRRIPVVGYSGGTSLEGHYTQTRKGISINFGRMNKVLALHKEDLDVVVQPAVGWEALNDDLGKEGLFFPPDPGPGAMIGGMVGTGCSGTNAYRYGTMREWVLSLTVVMADGTVIKTRQRPRKSSAGYDLTKLFIGSEGTLGLVTEATLKVTVKPASTSVAVCAFPSIRHAATCVSKVVGEGVPIAAVEILDDNQMRNINAAGITSRTWAEAPTLFFKFAGTTAGVKEQVAQVQALARAAGSTTFEFARSREEQDELWSARKEALWSTMAAGRDGDRVWTGDVAVPTSRLPALIEETKEDMARSGLSASIVGHVGDGNFHTILLYSDAQRQKAEKVVHRMVKRAIEMEGTVTGEHGVGLVKRDYLPHELGETTVDAMRQIKKAFDPLCLLNCDKVVRMQKPKRGEVEEW, encoded by the exons CGGCAAGGCAACGAGGCCAAGCTCGGGCGCTCCTTCAAGGGCCAGGTCATGGGCAGCATTGGTGCGCGACTGCGGCGCGAGAGggagcagcgcgagcagTACGAACGCTGGCGCGACATGACGGACCCGTCGCGTAATTGGATGGTTACCGTTC TCTTCCTGTCGAGCGTGGGCATCGCCTACTACCTGGGCACGTTCTGGCCGCgcgagccggagccggacTCGACCCTCCCGCTATCCAAGACGCGCGGCCCGCAGCACAACACCAAGCTTGAGAACATGCAGGCGGCGTGGGCCGACTTTGTCAAGGTCGTGGGCAAAGACAATGTCAGCACACTCGAGACGGACATCGAGCAccactcgacgtcgacgtggtcgacGCACCAGCCCAAACCCGATGAGAAGCCCTTCTGCGTCGTCTTCCCATCGTCAACAGAGGAGGTGTCGGAGGTCATGAAGATTTGCCACCAGCGGCGCATCCCCGTGGTGGGATacagcggcggcacgagcCTTGAGGGGCACTACACGCAGACGCGCAAGGGCATCTCCATCAACTTTGGCCGGATGAATAAGGTCCTGGCGCTACACAAGGAGGACTTGGACGTGGTCGTGCAGCCCGCCGTGGGCTGGGAGGCGCTTAACGATGATCTCGGTAAGGAAGGCCTTTTCTTCCCTCCCGACCCGGGCCCGGGGGCCATGATAGGCGGCATGGTGGGTACGGGATGCAGCGGGACCAACGCCTACCGCTACGGGACGATGCGCGAGTGGGTGCTCAGCCTGACGGTGGTCATGGCGGACGGGACCGTCATCAagacgcggcagcggccgcgcaAGAGTTCGGCCGGCTACGACCTGACCAAACTCTTCATCGGGTCCGAGGGCACGCTGGGGCTcgtgacggaggcgacgctcAAGGTGACGGTCaagccggcgtcgacgagcgtgGCCGTGTGCGCGTTCCCGTCGATCCGGCACGCGGCGACGTGCGTGAGCAAGGTGGTAGGTGAGGGCGTGCCCATCGCAGCGGTGGAGATACTCGACGACAACCAGATGCGCAACATCAACGCGGCGGGCATAACGTCGCGGACGtgggccgaggcgccgacaCTCTTCTTCAAGTTTGCGggcacgacggcgggcgtcaaGGAGCAGGTGGCGCAGGTGCAGGCGCTGGCACGGGCCGCGGGCAGCACCACCTTTGAGTTTGCGCGCAGCcgggaggagcaggacgagcTGTGGAGCGCGCGCAAGGAGGCGCTTTGGAGCACAATGgctgccggccgcgacggcgaccgcgTCTGGACGGGCGACGTGGCGGTGCCAACGAGCAGGCTTCCGGCGCTCATCGAGGAGACCAAGGAGGACATGGCGCGGAGCGGGCTAAGCGCGTCCATAGTCGggcacgtcggcgacggcaacttTCACA CCATCCTCTTGTATAGCGACGCGCAGAGGCAAAAGGCCGAGAAGGTTGTACACCGAATGGTCAAGCGAGCCATTGAGATGGAGGGTACGGTCACG GGCGAGCACGgtgtcggcctcgtcaagaGGGACTATCTGCCGCATGAGCTGGGCGAGACAACGGTCGATGCGATGCGCCAG ATCAAAAAGGCGTTTGACCCGCTGTGCCTGCTCAACTGCGACAAGGTGGTGCGAATGCAGAAGCCGAagcgcggcgaggtggaggagTGGTAG
- a CDS encoding uncharacterized protein (COG:S~EggNog:ENOG503NX8G), translated as MTLFTAQLHPGRGLGFLILGASLHDVLTRLKAEPQRFPKLEVLYSPDRPVTEPVCINLPQNGIRLRFDGPEQRLRLVEVLDFTKNHVTFKDRDLLKPANGTSAPGSPVPGETSGAAGPTFRHIYHRLLGPTYAGEFIPPAGAQEDGIYVLSYPGVAFNFPMPKASYSPNKDVVSLLSAASSSQVATSMAVFSGDSWAEARPTLFTEVLPSIKSTSALQRGKDVYPDEVSLVRLYGGGRIDLFRKWTSSAFRIQLGETTPQQLVMELGPPNAIYRKNDQNMVIHKMRTASNTRSRPSATDLGRPDDLTDTDQSSMNTGSDDSDEEAIDDQAANNPSGTCFYNYFYLGFDVLLSTSTPPSGLPPGTEPAGPENPIKSHHPDRLVVTKLVLHGNIPGSYEFNRHRRCRWEIAYLDDGEDGQPINSETEFRHVEERMSDRWQEALPAGKGSARQRGMVLNRGWGDSPGSSCEFLGGWEESGARRADAGGESTTTLYGFPGLVFEVLKNDYVNTVTVF; from the exons aTGACGCTGTTTACGGCGCAGCTGCACCCGGGCAGGGGCCTTGGATTTCTAA TCCTGGGCGCGTCACTCCACGACGTCCTCACGCGCCTCAAGGCCGAACCCCAGCGATTTCCCAAGCTCGAAGTGCTCTACTCGCCTGACCGACCCGTCACCGAGCCCGTCTGCATCAACCTGCCGCAAAACGGCATCCGCCTGCGCTTCGACGGCCCcgagcagcgcctgcgcctcgtcgaggtcctcgactTTACCAAGAACCACGTCACCTTCAAGGACCGCGACCTGCTCAAGCCCGCCAACGGCACGTCGGCTCCCGGGTCACCCGTGCCAGGCGAGAcgtccggcgcggcgggtcCTACGTTCCGACACATATACCACCGCCTGCTGGGGCCGACGTATGCGGGCGAGTTTATCCCCCCGGCGGGCGCCCAGGAGGATGGCATCTACGTGCTGTCATACCCCGGCGTGGCCTTTAACTTTCCCATGCCCAAGGCGTCCTACTCGCCCAACAAGGACGTCGTCTCCCTCTTATCTGCTGCGTCCTCGAGCCAAGTCGCCAcgtccatggccgtcttcaGTGGAGACTCGTGGGCCGAGGCCCGTCCGACGCTCTTCACCGAGGTCCTCCCGAGCATCAAGTCTACGTCGGCTCTGCAGCGCGGCAAAGACGTCTACCCCGACGAGGTGTCCCTGGTGCGGCTGTACGGGGGCGGTCGCATTGACCTGTTCCGCAAGTGGACAAGCAGCGCGTTCCGGatccagctcggcgagacgacgccgcagcagctcgtcatgGAGCTGGGCCCGCCAAACGCCATCTACCGAAAGAACGACCAGAACATGGTCATCCATAAGATGCGCACGGCCAGCAACACACGCAGTAGGCCGAGCGCGACGGATCTCGGGCGGCCCGACGACCTCACTGACACGGATCAGTCGTCCATGAACACGGGCTCCGACGAttcggacgaggaggccatcgATGACCAGGCCGCGAACAATCCATCCGGAACGTGTTTCTACAACTACTTTTATCTAGGTTTCGATGTGCTCTTGTCGACGTCCACTCCGCCGTCGGGGCTGCCGCCTGGCACGGAACCGGCAGGCCCGGAAAACCCTATCAAGTCGCACCACCCCgatcgcctcgtcgtcaccaagcTCGTCCTCCACGGCAACATACCCGGCTCCTACGAATTCAACCGCCaccggcgctgccgctgggaAATCGCCTACctggacgatggcgaggacggccaaCCCATCAACTCGGAGACGGAGTTTCGACACGTCGAAGAGCGCATGAGCGACAGGTGGCAGGAGGCGCTCCCCGCGGGCAAGGGCTCCGCACGGCAAAGGGGCATGGTGCTGAACCGCGGATGGGGCGACAGCCCGGGGAGCAGCTGCGAGTTCCTCGGCGGGTGGGAGGagagcggcgcgcggcgggccgacgcgggcggggagtcgacgacgacgctgtaTGGCTTCCCGGGGTTGGTGTTTGAGGTGCTGAAGAACGATTATGTGAATACGGTTACGGTGTTTTAG
- a CDS encoding uncharacterized protein (COG:U~EggNog:ENOG503NUAW~TransMembrane:14 (i95-118o130-149i161-180o186-207i219-241o253-272i284-307o313-335i356-376o388-409i421-438o450-469i481-506o562-581i)) yields MPHIPSGTEGRASSDGTLYPDHDAALDEKNHASGDEKGDRSDVPGAGIASPPASVDGNVTAAPVDAPEPDSQQTPTAPAPPVEPEAQRTKAETTIVMLALAISLFLAALDMTIITTAVPTISSELKSSAGYVWIGSSYLLGNAAFVPMWGKVSDIFGRKTILICAAVVFLVGSAICGASVNMGMLIAARAIQGVGAGGLISLPNIAVSDLFSQRGRAKYLGLLGAVWAIASAVGPLLGGAFTSRVSWRWCFYINLPVGGVSLAVIIFVLKLHNPRTPLIQGLRAIDWLGSLLIVGGTLMLLLGLEFGGNTHPWASATVICLVVFGVVTIGLFAVYEGRIAKYPLMPPKLFQHGSSIAAYCVSFMHAFTFMGGSYWLPLYFQSVLAANSLLSGVYLLPFVLSLSITSAFVGIIIKKTGNYKIPIQAGLFIMTLGFGLFIDLGTDRNWAKIIIFQIIAGCGVGPNFQAPLLSIQRSVEPREIAVATSCFSFIRQIGTSISVVVGGAIFNNRMKQQHDSLVPLVGQRLADLFGSQSAAGSVDIVRDLPAALMAPVEDAYWNALKYMYVLYCCTGFIGFLISFGIKQKALSQTHTEHKTGLATLKRRNEDHTPPSDEEKKVGN; encoded by the exons ATGCCTCACATCCCGTCCGGTACAGAAGGGCGCGCCAGCTCCGACGGCACGCTCTACCCGGACCACGATGCTGCCCTCGACGAAAAGAACCATGCCTCTGGGGACGAAAAGGGCGACCGCTCGGACGTCCctggcgccggcatcgcctcACCACCGGCATCAGTTGACGGCAATGTGACCGCGGCGCCAGTCGATGCGCCAGAGCCAGACAGCCAGCAAACTCCAactgcgcctgcgccgccagtCGAACCAGAGGCCCAGCGCACAAAGGCAGAAACCACGATTGTCatgctcgccctcgccatcagcttgttcctcgccgccttggacatgaccatcatcaccacggCCGTACCGACTATCTCGTCCGAACTCAAGTCAAGCGCCGGCTACGTGTGGATAGGCAGTTCCTACCTCTTGGGCAACGCCGCCTTCGTCCCCATGTGGGGAAAGGTCTCGGACATTTTTGGGCGCAAGACCATACtcatctgcgccgccgttgtcttcctcgtcggctcGGCCATCTGTGGCGCGAGCGTCAACATGGGCatgctcatcgccgcccgtgccatccagggcgtcggcgccggaggCTTGATATCCCTTCCCAATATTGCCGTTTCCGACCTGTTCTCGCAACGTGGCCGTGCCAAGTACCTGGGGTTGCTCGGGG CTGTTTGGGCCATTGCTtccgccgtcggcccgcTTCTGGGCGGCGCCTTCACGTCCAGGGTTTCGTGGCGATGGTGCTTCTACATCAACCTCCCTGTTGGCGGTGTCTCCCtggccgtcatcatcttcgtcCTGAAGCTGCACAACCCGAGGACCCCCTTGATTCAGGGCCTCCGTGCCATCGATTGGCTCGGCAGCTTGCTCATCGTGGGCGGCACGTTgatgctcctcctcggcctcgagttCGGTGGGAATACGCACCcatgggcctcggcgaccgTCATATGTCTCGTCGTCTTtggcgtcgtcaccatcggcCTCTTTGCGGTATACGAGGGCCGCATCGCAAAATACCCGCTCATGCCACCGAAGCTCTTTCAACACGGCTCCAGCATTGCGGCATACTGTGTCTCTTTCATGCACGCCTTCACCTTCATGGGGGGGAGTTACTGGCTGCCTCTCTACTTCCAGTCGGTTCTCGCCGCCAACTCTCTTCTATCCGGCGTCTACCTACTGCCGTTTGTCTTGTCGCTTTCAATTACGTCTGCATTCGTTGGCATTATTATCAAGAAGACAGGCAACTATAAAATCCCTATCCAGGCAGGGCTATTCATCATGACCCTAGGATTCGGCCTCTTCATCGATCTGGGAACGGACAGGAACTGGGCCAAAATTATCATCTTTCAAATCATTGCGGGCTGCGGTGTCGGCCCGAACTTTCAAGCGCCATTGCTGAGTATTCAAAGAAGTGTTGAGCCTCGAGAGATCGCCGTGGCGACGTCGTGTTTCAGCTTCATCCGTCAGATCGGCACGTCCATCTCGGTGGTTGTGGGCGGAGCCATCTTCAACAACAGAatgaagcagcagcacgatTCACTAGTGCCCCTAGTTGGTCAGCGGCTCGCCGATCTCTTTGGCTCTCAAAGCGCCGCGGGAAGCGTTGACATTGTTCGAGATTTGCCGGCCGCATTGATGGCGCCGGTAGAGGACGCCTACTGGAATGCCCTAAAGTACATGTATGTACTCTACTGCTGCACTGGATTCATTGGATTCTTGATCAGCTTCGGCATCAAGCAGAAGGCGCTGAGCCAGACACACACGGAACACAAGACGGGCCTGGCAACTCTCAAGCGCCGCAACGAGGACCATACGCCGCCatcggacgaggagaagaaggttGGCAACTAA
- the KIP1 gene encoding Kinesin- motor protein (EggNog:ENOG503NUH1~COG:Z): MGSSVRAGSSAMSRPSIRPGGIRSSSVRHASSTLGVPRGSATAADRSGAVSPADTISTSSGMKRKERDFDSEAGGEETNINVVVRCRGRNSREVKESSTVVVSTDAVKGKQVGLSMGANALSNKTYSFDRVFSQAADQNMIFDDTVKPILEEMLAGYNCTIFAYGQTGTGKTYTMSGDMTETLGMLSDEAGIIPRVLQQLFQKLEIDDSENCVKCSFIELYNEELRDLLSVEESAKLKIFDDVSRKGHAGTIIQGMEEKHITNASEGIKVLQDGSLKRQVAATKCNDLSSRSHTVFTITVYIKKPNENGGEDFVSAGKLNLVDLAGSENIQRSGAENKRAAEAGLINKSLLTLGRVINALVDRSSHIPYRESKLTRLLQDSLGGRTKTCIIATISPAKSNLEETISTLDYAFRAKNIKNKPQMNPLLNKKMLLMEFASEIEKLKSELISTRQRNGVYLSNETFEEMTAQSESRRIVVEEQTAKIETLETNLRNKGHELLSLTTSFMGLKKDHEGTKAQLNDTNGVLEQTEIILSATRKTLAEETRRRKAHQETEGKLTEIGGELISKLNKTVNDVGGLHAKNRRKSDLQSLNRVTWGTSQSQVADVTSMVERRVQEFQDEQLEHISSVRNRMQDFVEEELQKLTTTQSFLDKHLNEFVESKKDMLERKQASKVDMDGVLEEIKEIRDNVKEKTGESLHAISNAAEKISADVLQEMTNFHSTLHTSYSTLGKDFKTLFEDLVRHITAQRSETDNLRRQLQTALNTIVLQNTSISTRIQETLEEERRQAAEDRQRLMTQITVLINAQAESQEARMADKASQIQKTVSESSTSLEAASAQYGEGIDSWDEKEGELLDEVKKMRDQLKTRLKDDWTTTSEQSMAIQNSVRSVHAETVRVVDEQVEHLDTQMEALDDFVTRARSENASHHEAHGQSVQALSNTVEQSFGNIAAHFKTTFDRVKNLGEEMELDTNDLEDGLEPLETQLCQPLANLREGITSTSLHEYQPTGETPQKVLYTYPKTLPRTESPDAGLSHFEEPLDLMEEHGENDEGHDSILFPELDPNRKMSSPLSQRRPSNASSLDKNPLSMSLREVNPNVTTNLTTGAIGFDPSMSTMSLQSDHTMPILKRSTRPGRGRRASMIVEGRENLPLTTEVFAQGMSRRKSPRLN; the protein is encoded by the exons ATGGGCTCCAGCGTACGCGCCGGCAGCTCCGCGATGAGCCGACCCAGCATCAGGCCCGGCGGCATCAGGTCATCGTCCGTCCGAcacgcgtcgtcgacgctggGTGTGCCCCGAggcagcgccaccgccgccgaccgctCCGGCGCTGTGTCGCCCGCGGATACCATCTCGACCTCATCGGGCATGAAGCGCAAGGAGCGAGACTTCGACTCGGAGGCCGGGGGCGAGGAGACCAACAtcaacgtcgtcgtgcgcTGCAGAGGGCGCAACAGccgcgaggtcaaggagagcagcaccgtcgtcgtcagcacgGACGCGGTCAAGGGCAAGCAGGTCGGGCTGTCCATGGGCGCCAACGCGCTCAGCAACAAGACGTACAGCTTCGATCGCGTCTTTTCCCAGGCGGCGGACCAGAACATGATCTTCGACGACACCGTCAAGCCTATTCTGGAAGAG ATGCTCGCCGGGTATAACTGTACCATCTTTGCGTACGGCCAGACCGGCACCGGAAAGACGTATACCATGTCGGGCGACATGACGGAAACACTGGGCATGCTTTCCGACGAAGCCGGCATCATCCCACGCGTACTTCAGCAGCTCTTCCAGAAGCTCGAAATCGACGACTCGGAAAATTGCGTCAAGTGCTCCTTCATCGAACTCTACAACGAAGAATTGCGCGATTTGTTGTCTGTCGAGGAGAGCGCCAAGCTGAAGATCTTCGACGATGTGTCACGCAAAGGACATGCCGGCACCATCATCCAGGGAATGGAGGAGAAGCACATTACGAACGCCTCCGAGGGTATCAAGGTGCTTCAGGATGGCAGCTTGAAACGCCAGGTTGCGGCGACAAAGTGTAACGACCTCAGCTCTCGAAGCCATACAGTCTTCACCATCACCGTCTATATCAAGAAGCCAAACGAGAACGGCGGCGAAGACTTTGTTAGCGCGGGCAAGCTTAACCTTGTCGACTTGGCTGGCAGCGAAAACATTCAGCGATCCGGCGCTGAGAATAAGCGCGCCGCGGAGGCTGGGCTCATCAACAAGTCCCTTCTGACCCTCGGCCGCGTCATCAACGCGCTCGTCGACCGGAGCTCGCATATTCCCTACCGAGAGTCGAAGTTGACCCGCCTGCTCCAGGACTCGCTCGGTGGCCGGACAAAGACGTGTATCATCGCGACAATATCACCTGCTAAGAGCAACCTCGAGGAGACGATATCAACACTCGACTATGCCTTCCGCGCCAAGAACATCAAGAATAAGCCCCAAATGAATCCGTTGCTCAACAAAAAGATGCTTTTAATGGAGTTTGCGAGCGAAATTGAGAAACTCAAGAGCGAGCTTATCTCAACGAGGCAGCGCAACGGGGTGTACCTATCCAACGAGACCTTTGAGGAAATGACGGCCCAGAGCGAATCACGGCGAAtagtcgtcgaggagcagaCGGCCAAGATCGAAACTCTGGAGACGAATCTACGCAACAAGGGCCACGAGCTGCTCTCCCTTACTACCTCGTTTATGGGACTGAAGAAGGATCACGAAGGGACCAAGGCCCAGCTCAACGACACCAACGGCGTGCTGGAACAGACCGAGATTATCCTTTCGGCGACGCGTAAAACCCTGGCTGAGgaaacgcggcggcggaaggcCCACCAGGAGACGGAAGGCAAACTCACCGAGATCGGCGGGGAGCTTATCAGCAAGCTCAACAAGACTGTGAATGACGTCGGCGGTCTTCATGCGAAGAACAGACGAAAATCAGACCTACAGTCGCTAAATCGCGTCACCTGGGGGACTTCACAGAGTCAGGTCGCCGATGTCACGTCCATGGTCGAGCGGCGGGTACAAGAGTTTCaagacgagcagctcgagcacATTTCCAGCGTCCGGAATCGGATGCAAGATTTTGTTGAAGAGGAGTTGCAAAAGCTGACTACCACGCAATCGTTTTTGGACAAGCATCTCAACGAGTTTGTTGAGTCCAAGAAAGACATGCTGGAGAGAAAACAGGCATCCAAAGTCGACATGGACGGGGTGCTGGAGGAGATCAAGGAGATTCGCGACAACGTCAAGGAGAAGACGGGGGAGAGCCTGCACGCCATCTCCAACGCAGCTGAGAAGATCTCGGCAGATGTTTTGCAAGAGATGACCAACTTTCACAGCACG TTGCACACCTCCTATAGTACCCTCGGCAAGGACTTCAAGACGCTGTTCGAAGATCTTGTCAGACACATCACCGCACAGCGCAGCGAGACGGATAACCTCCGACGCCAGCTGCAAACCGCCCTGAACACCATTGTTCTCCAAAATACCAGCATCTCTACTCGAATACAAGAGACCTTGGAGGAGGAACGGCGCCAAGCAGCTGAGGACCGCCAAAGGCTGATGACGCAGATTACGGTTCTGATCAACGCTCAGGCAGAGTCGCAAGAGGCGCGCATGGCCGACAAAGCATCCCAAATCCAAAAGACTGTATCCGAGTCCTCGACATCGCTCGAGGCAGCATCCGCACAATACGGAGAAGGCATAGACTCTTGGGATGAGAAGGAGGGCGAGTTGCTGGACGAGGTTAAGAAGATGCGAGACCAGCTCAAGACCAGACTCAAGGACGATTGGACCACCACAAGCGAGCAGAGCATGGCTATCCAGAACTCTGTTCGCTCTGTGCATGCCGAGACGGTCCGCGTCgtggacgagcaggtcgagcacctcgacaCGCAAatggaggcgctcgacgacttTGTCACGCGAGCACGGTCCGAGAACGCCAGCCATCACGAAGCACACGGGCAATCAGTCCAGGCGCTGTCAAACACCGTCGAGCAATCGTTTGGTAACATCGCGGCGCACTTCAAGACGACTTTTGACCGTGTCAAGAATTTGGGCGAGGAAATGGAACTGGACACAaacgacctcgaggacgggCTGGAGCCGCTCGAGACGCAGCTCTGCCAGCCTTTGGCTAACCTGCGCGAAGGCATTACCTCCACGTCACTCCACGAGTACCAGCCCACCGGCGAGACCCCTCAAAAGGTGCTATACACCTACCCGAAGACCCTGCCGCGAACAGAATCACCCGATGCCGGTCTCTCGCACTTTGAGGAGCCTTTGGACTTGATGGAGGAGCATGGAGAGAacgacgagggccacgaCAGCATTCTCTTCCCGGAACTGGACCCCAACCGAAAGATGAGCTCGCCGCTGTCGCAGCGACGCCCATCCAACGCTAGCAGCTTGGACAAGAACCCGCTGAGTATGAGTTTGCGCGAGGTGAATCCCAATGTAACGACGAATCTAACCACGGGCGCGATTGGATTCGACCCTAGCATGAGCACCATGTCCCTGCAGTCAGACCACACCATGCCCATTCTCAAGAGGAGCACACGACctgggagggggaggagggcgtcCATGATTGTCGAGGGGAGAGAGAATCTCCCGCTGACAACGGAGGTGTTTGCGCAGGGCatgtcgaggaggaagagccCGAGGCTTAATTAA